In the genome of Acidobacteriota bacterium, the window CCGGAGCTCCGGTTCCGCTGACGCGTCGTTCGGATGGCCAATATGTTGCGTTCCGTCCGCTCAATGAGCTCGCACGAATTTACCCGATCGCGGACGCTACTACATACTTTTCGTTCCGCGTGGATCATACATTCAACTCGAATAATCAATTCAGTGTTCGATTTGGTTACAACCCAAGCAAAATCAACGGTATCCAGGACGAATCGCAGAACCAGACACTGGGCCAGAACGATTATTCACGAACGGGCATCCAGGACCTGAAAGATACGTCCTTCGGCACGTCGCTCACGAGCATTCTGCCGCGTAATATGGTCAACGAGATCTATTACAACTTCGGCCGCCGCAAAGCGAAATTTGATTCGCAGGTTCCGAGCGTTGCTCACCAGATCGCAGGTACCGGCTTTATCGGATCGAATCCATTCTCGCCGGTCGACCGCCTTGAGAATCGCCACCAGCTTCGCGACAATTTGAGCTGGGTCAAGGGCGATCATACGATGAAATTCGGCGTCGACCTTAACTCGGTCAGCGGAAACGCAAGCTTTGAGTTGAACTTCCCTGCCCTTTTCAATTTCAGCCAGCAGTCCTGCAGTTCACTTATCACTGGCTGCACGGGTCCGGCTTTCACGGCGATCCAGACCTATGGACTGGGCTTCCCGAGCGTTTTCATTCAGGGCTTTGGCGAACCGAACAGTACGCTCAAAAATAAGCCAATTGCCTTCTTTGGACAGGACACCTGGAAGATCAACAAACGCTTCACGCTTAACTTTGGCGTCCGTTACGACTATGAGTTTACTGAAGAGTTTGCCCCTTCATCCTTCCGCGACCCGCTGACGGGTATTACGTTGAGCGCATCGGACGTGCAAACCGCCCAGGATGCGTTGAACGTTACGCAGGGCTTCCCGCGTGATAAAAACAACATTGCTCCGCGACTCGGTTTTGCATGGGATCTAGCCGGCGACGGTAAAACAGTGATAAGAGCAGCGGTTGGACGCTTCTTCGATCACCCGCTTCTCGTTGTTTCTTTCAACTCGAATATCGCTGACGGCTCACAGCAGCAGCAGGCGACCCTTTTGCCGATCGGCGGCCCTTCGCCAACTGGTCTGTTCAATGCCTTCCAGGTTTTCCATGGAACTATCTGCGGTGTTGGCGGTTCAAGCTCGGCTATCTGCGGATCAGCAGTAACGCCGGGGATCGCGGCAAGCTCGCAGTATCAGTTTGGATACCAGCGGTTCAATTCGGCTAACTTCACCGGTTTCGGCCCGATCCTTCCGTTCACGCTGCACGTTTCGAAGGATTTCCAATATCCGGATGCCATGCAGGCAAACCTGTCGGTCGAACGCATGATCGGTAAGAACATGTCGCTCTCGGCCAGCTATATCGCGGTAAACGCAAAACATCTCGGCCACCCGCAAGATGTCAACACGGTAAATCTGACGTCTCTTGTAGACAACTTCAGGCGCTACACCGCAAATAACCCACAAGCATGCGGAGCAGTAGCCTGCGGCCCCACAGGACGTGCCCCGACAAGCCTCAGCGAAGCCGCGTTCTTCTCGATGCCGACAACCAGCAATGCACTTTACACGGTGGTGGTACCGGGCTTCATCGCTGTGAACAACACGACCGGGCAAAAAATAGTCAGCCCGATCGCTGCTGATTTCTTCCGTAAACTTGGACCTAACTACTTCTTCGTGCAGGCTCTTACCGGCCTCAATAAGACAACCTTTGACTCATTGTTATCCGGCACCTTACGTGCACCCGGCCCGATCAACCCGTATGCGGATGTGAACGCACAGATGTCGGACGGTAACTCGTACTACAACGCCTTGAACCTCGAACTGAAAAAACGCTTCTCAAACAGCGTTCAGTTCTTTGCGACCTATACTTGGTCACATTCGATCGATGATTCGTCTGACCTTCAGACGCTTCTGAAACCACAGGACAACCTGAACTTCCGTGCTGAAAAATCGGATTCGTTGTTTGACCAGCGACACCGTTTCGTTTTCAGCGGCGTGCTCGGCTCGCCGGATTCCTGGAAATCAGGCAGCGGACTGCAGAAGTTCATGTCCGGATTCACTTTCTCTCCGATCGTTGAGATCAGCTCGGGCCGTCCGTTCAACATTCTTGCAGTTGGCGATAACAATGGTGACTTCCAGAGCACGAATGAACGTCCTTCGGTTCGCTCGGATGGATCGCTCTGTGCTACCGGCGTCGATACGAACTGCTTCCAGGGGATCTTCCCACTGAGTGGCAATCTGGGACGTAATATGGGTATGACCCATAGTTATGTCTCGCTTGATGCTCGTCTTACTCGCCGGATCGACATTGGTGAGAGGTTCAAGATCGACCTGATCGCCGAAGGCTTTAATCTTTTCAACCGATTCAACGAAGCCGCCGGCAATCCGTTCTATCAGGTTGTGAACTCATTCGGCCAGCGGTCAGGCGGCAAGTACTACAGCCAGCCAACGTCGGCATTTGATCCGAGACAGTTCCAGTTTGGTGCCAAGATCACCTTCTAAGGCTATCCTGGAACACGTAACTAAAGCCGGATGGTTTAGCCATCCGGCTTTTTTATTGGATAATGTATCGATGTCGTCGCTCTCGCAGAATATAAAACAGAAGGCCGCATTGATCGGATTTTCCGGGGTTGGGATCGTCCGGGCCGACGCGCTGGATGACGAAGCAAAGCATTTCCGCGAATGGCTCGCGAATGGCTATCACGGCACGATGGCATGGCTCGAACGCGAACCTGAGAAGCGCAGCGACCCGCGGATTCTTTTTCCCGGGGCCAGATCCGTCATCGTCCTGATGCTGAATTACTACACTGATCACGAACATGCCGATGACCCCGAACGCGGTAAGATCTCCCGTTACGCTTGGGGCGACGATTACCACGATGTGATGCGGGAAAAGTTAAACGAGCTTCTCGTCTGGATAAAAACCGAAGTTCCCGAAGCCGAAGGTAAGGTATGCGTCGACACAGCTCCGATGATGGATAAGGCTTGGGCCGTCCGTGCCGGACTCGGTTGGCTTGGAAAACATTCAAATCTGATCACGACAGAAGTCGGCTCCTGGGTATTCATAGGCGAGATCATTCTTAACGTCGAGCTCGAATACGATTCCGAGGTCGTCGCGGATCACTGCGGCAGTTGCAGCGCCTGCCTCGACGCGTGTCCGACAAATGCGATCGTCGAGCCGTATGTGGTCGATGCCCGCAAATGCATTTCGTACGCAACGATCGAACTCCGCGACGAAAATTTGCCCGCAGAAATATCAGAAAATCTCGAAGGCTGGTTCTACGGTTGCGACATCTGTCAGGACGTGTGCCCGTGGAATCGTTTCGAGAAGGCAACCGAAGAAACCCGGTTCGAACCACGAAAGGGCGAGAGTTCGTTGAATATTGACGGTATCATCTCTATGACAAACGACGAATATATCGAAAGATTTCGCCGCTCGGCTATAAAACGGGCGAAAATCGGCGGTCTCAAGCGTAATGCAAGCGCTCTAAAATAGTACGTTCTAGTGATAGACAAAATGAGATCAAACAAGTCATATCTGGTAACAATATTATTGAGTACGGTATCGACTCTCCTTCTGATCGGCAACGGCACCGCTCAGAGTTCGCCATCGGCCGCTGCGGCTAAGGAGTATAAACGTCTTGTGAATCTGCAGACAGCCTTGGTTAAGATCCCGATGGCTAGGCAGGACAAGGAGCCACACCGGTCTTTTCTCAAACGGAACGACAGAGACATCGTTTACAGCGATCCTGCGGGTGAATGGTATGTCCGCTCAAGGCGATTTTGGGATCTTGCTGCCAAGTATCGCGAACTTCCCATCGCAGACAAGATCGCGTGGAGCGCTGCGGAGAATCAACTGCCGGGCGAATGTGAGGGCTATGTCCCGTGTTACCTCTCGGTGATCCGAATCACCTATGGCGAGTATCTGACACGCTTTCCTAAAGGAGCGTACAGAAAACGCGCGATGCAGGAAATGACAATTTCTTTTACCCGCATTGCTGATGATGCCGCTTCTACTAAAAGAAACTACGACGGGCCGACCGAAAGCGGCGACCAGGCAGAATTTCTAAAAGCAGTTCGCGAACTTCGGAACATCCTCACCAAGGTTCCCAAACCTGATGCCGCAAAAGCTCTTTCTAAGCTAAAGCTGCTCGAAGGCTCTTACAGATAGCCCGAAAACGCGGAGTTTCTTGTATCATTAGATAATGCTACGCGATGCTCACAACCGGACAATCCGTGATCTGCGAATATCGCTGACCGATCGCTGTAATTTCCGCTGTTTCTACTGCCTGCCCAACGGCGAGCCGCCGCTCGCCCGAAAAGACACGATCCTGACATTCGAGGAGATCGCCTATCTCGCTGACATCTTTGTCGGACTCGGCATCGAGAAGATCCGTCTGACGGGCGGTGAGCCCTTGATCAGAAAAGACGTTCCGAAACTCGTCGAAAAGCTCGCAACCCTAAAACCACGGCTTCATGATCTCGCTCTGACCACCAACGGCTTCGATTTCCCGCGTCACGCAAAATCTCTAAAAGACGCCGGCCTCGACCGCGTCACGCTCAGCCTTGACAGCCTCGACCGCGAGAAATTTGTCGACATCACCGGCGTAGATGCCCTCGACAAAGTCTACGCATCGATCGAAGCGGCAAAAGAATTTGGTTTTGAGCCGGTGAAGGTCAATGCATGTATCGTTCGCGGCCGTAACGATGACGAGCTGGTCGATTTCGCCCGATTCGCCCGCGAGACCGATGTGAGTTTCAGATTTATCGAGTTCATGCCGCTCGACAGCGGTCACGAATGGAGCCGCGAGATGGTGGTTTCGGGCAAGGAAATTCATGCCGCCATTAACGACGCCTATCCGCTCAAACTAAAGGAAACCTCACGCGGCAGCGAAACGTCGTGGAAATACTCATTTGCCGACGGTTCACCCGGCGAGATCGGCATCATCGCTCCGGTCACCGAAATGTTCTGCGGCGCCTGCTCCCGCATCCGCCTAACCGCCGACGGCCAGATCCGCACGTGTCTGTTTTCAACGACCGAGCACAACCTACGTGATTTACTCCGCAGCGGAGCCAGCCGCGAAGAGATAGTCCAGTTCATCGAGGACGTCGTCATGAAAAAAGAACCGCGTCACTACATCAATGACGCGGAGTTCAAGCCTGCGAGTAGGACGATGAGTTTTATCGGGGGCTAGCCTTAGCTTTGTTTCCTTCCCATCATATCTAGCCCAACTGCCGCGACGAGGATCGAGCCCTTGATGATGTCCTGCATAAAATCGCGGACATTGAGCAGGGACATTCCGTTGTCGAGGCTCGCCATGATCAATGCTCCGAGGCAGGCTCCGAAGATGGTGCCGCGGCCGCCCATCAGGCTCGCTCCGCCGATGACGCAGGCGGCGATGGCGTCGAGTTCCTTGAGAACGCCGGCGTCCGGTGCGGCACTGCCAACGCGGGCCGTGAAGATGAGCGAAGCAACGCCGGTTAAAGCCCCGAGAAGAGCGTAGACCTTCAAGATATTGCGTTTGTTATTGATGCCGGAGAGCCGGGCTGCATCCGCGTTTCCGCCGATCGCATAGAGATAGCGGCCAAATGTCGTGGAGTTTGTTAGGAACGCTCCAAAAAGAGCGACGATGACCAGGATCAAGACCGGGATCGGTACGCCTTGATAAGCGTTCATCACGATAATGAACGCGATGATGCCGCCGATCGGAATGATCGATTTGAGTAATTCGCCAGTGTAATTAGCTTCGCCGAGCCCGTAATCTTTGACCGAGCGGGCATTTCGATAGGCCATGAATAGGACAAATGCAATGGCCACTGCTGCGAGAATCCAGCCGAAGGTCATCGGCAGATTTTCATTGCCTATCGCCTTAAAAGTCTCGTTCGATATCGGAATAGTGTTCCCGCCGAGCAGCCATTTCACCGCTCCCCGCCACGCTAAGAGGCCTCCGAGCGTGACAATAAAAGCCGGAATATTCAGGTACGCCGTCAAGGCTCCGTGAAAGATCCCGATCGCAACACCAACGGTTATCGACGCAATGATCGCTACCGGCAGTCCGTATTCCATTACCGTCACAGCGTAGGCCGCGATGCCGCCGGCGAAGCCAAGCACCGAACCGACCGATAGATCGATGTTCCCCGAAACGATCAGCATGAGCATGCCGACCGCGAGTATCGCGGTAACAGACATCTGCGTCATCAGGTTTGAAAGATTCCTCGGCGTAAGAAAGATCGAGTCGGTCGCATAGTGAAAATACGCCCAGATCATGCCGAGAACGGCGATCATTATGTACGCTCTGAGCGTGGTAGCATTAAATCGTGAAGTTTTCGGTTCGTCCATTTTGTTTAATGATTGCCGGTCGCTGCCGCCATAACTTTTTCAGGAGTCGCTTCGTCGCGGGTAAATTCGCCGGTCACTTTGCCCTCATGCAGCACGATCACGCGATCGGATAGGCCGAGCACCTCGGGAAGTTCCGACGAGACGAGTACGATCGCGAGACCGGTTTTGGCGAGCTTATTGATCTCAGCGTAGATTTCCTGTTTCGCTCCGACATCAATGCCGCGGGTTGGCTCGTCGAGGAAAAGCACCTTCGGATTGGTCAGGAGCCATTTGCCGAGCACGACCTTTTGCTGATTGCCGCCCGAGAGTGTGCCAGTGACGGTAAGCGGTGAATTCGCTTTGATATGCAGCGACTGCATAGGGCCTTTCGCCGCCTTGGTTTCGCGGGTTCGGTTCGTTACAAATTTGCCTGAGATCGACCGCAGCCCCGCGAGCGTCATGTTATCGAGAATTGTCTGGTCGAGGATCAGGCCGAAACGTTTGCGATCCTCGGTAACAAACCCGACGCCTTTCGCGATCGCATCGCCCGGCGAATCGATCGTACTCGGTTTACCCTCGATCTCGATCTCACGGCTGAGCTGTCCCTGCCACGCTCCGAAGATCGACATCAGCAGCTCAGTTCGTCCTGCTCCCATCAGCCCCGCGATGCCGAGAACCTCGCCCTTTCGAACGTGGAAGGAAACGCCGTCAACCAACTTCTTGCCCGGAATATCTGGCGAATAAGTTGTCAAATTCTTGATACTGAGCGCAACCTCACCGTAATTGTGATCAGGCGTCGGAAAAATATCCCCGACCTCACGCCCGACCATCGCCGCGATGACGCCATTCTTGTCGATCTCAGCCGCGGTATGCGTCGAGACGGTCTTGCCATCGCGCAAGACCGTGATCCGGTCGCTCATTTCAAATACTTCATCGAGCTTGTGCGAAATGTAGATCATTCCGACGCCGCGAGCTAGCAGGTCTCTGAGAATACCGAAGAGCGTTTTTACTTCCGACTCGGTCAATGCTGCGGTCGGTTCATCGAGCACTAAGATCTTGGCGTCCTGCGACAAAGCTTTCGCGATCTCGACAAGCTGCTGCTGGCCAATGCCGAGACTCCCGACCTTTACCCGCGGATCGATCGGAAGCCGCAGCTCGCGGAGCAGATTTGAGGCTTTGTGATAAAGTTCGGACCAATTGATAACGCCGAATCGTGACGGTTCCTTGCCCAGAAAGATGTTCTCGCCGACCGTTAATTCTTTAACGAGCGAGAGTTCCTGAAAGATGATCGCGATGCCCGCCGCTTCCGAATCGCGGATCCCTTTGAAATGCCGCGGCTGATCCTCAACCAGAATATCGCCCTCGAACGTGCCCTCCGGATAAACACCCGATAGAACTTTCATCAGCGTTGATTTTCCCGCACCGTTCTCGCCAACGAGCGAGTGAAATCCCCCGGCCTCAAGCGTAAAACTCACGCCATCGAGCGCACGGACACCCGGGAATTCCTTGACGATGTTTTTCATCTCAAGCAGCGGCATAATTATCGTTTCTCGTCTAAAAAAAGCTTGTGGTGACTATAATTTAGCACATTTATGGTCAGGAAATATATGCCTGGGCCATTGCCCTTCGGATCTCGTCATTCTGCATGAACCAGTACCAAACTTTGCCGCTTCGCAGGTTTTCGATGCTTAGCAGAGTAATGCCGAGGTCGATGCCTAAAACATCTTTGTCAACCCAGCCATTGTGCGGGTTAAAGGCATCGACGAAACCATATTTTCCGTAAATATCCTTACCGTAAACGGCCTTCATTTCTTTCAAAGCAGGCAGTGTGATGTCCGGTGTGAACATCAGCGAACCCGCCGCCGCACACGGCACCACCGAGCCGTCGGTGTCGGGATGACGCGGCGGTCCGCCCCACGCGGTGTAGCCCTTCTTGAAGTCCGACGCCGTCATTCCCCACATATTCGGGCCGTATTTTGGAAATTCTTTGCTCAGGTCTTTAATAAAAAACTCGTGTTGGGCCCGCGTTGCCTGCACCGAATTTTCAAAATAATCCACAAAAGGCGTCCGTTTCTCGCGTTTGCCGCGAAAATCTACCCAGGCATGCGAGAACTGATGTATGAAAAGCGGTGATACCGCTGCGAGATATCGATAATTCCCGTATTCCTGCCACGTTCGCTCACGCGCGTACCAAGCCTGCGCCGGGATCGGTTTCGTTTTTGACCCGATCGCCAATAAATAAAGCGAGGAATCCTCGCTATAATCTCGCCAACGGCTTTGTATCCAGCCCGACTCCGGCCGCCAACCGTGAGAAAGCAAATAGGGATCACCGTTCAGCATCCATTGAAAATCCACCCGGTCATAGATCT includes:
- the moaA gene encoding GTP 3',8-cyclase MoaA; the protein is MLRDAHNRTIRDLRISLTDRCNFRCFYCLPNGEPPLARKDTILTFEEIAYLADIFVGLGIEKIRLTGGEPLIRKDVPKLVEKLATLKPRLHDLALTTNGFDFPRHAKSLKDAGLDRVTLSLDSLDREKFVDITGVDALDKVYASIEAAKEFGFEPVKVNACIVRGRNDDELVDFARFARETDVSFRFIEFMPLDSGHEWSREMVVSGKEIHAAINDAYPLKLKETSRGSETSWKYSFADGSPGEIGIIAPVTEMFCGACSRIRLTADGQIRTCLFSTTEHNLRDLLRSGASREEIVQFIEDVVMKKEPRHYINDAEFKPASRTMSFIGG
- the queG gene encoding tRNA epoxyqueuosine(34) reductase QueG produces the protein MSSLSQNIKQKAALIGFSGVGIVRADALDDEAKHFREWLANGYHGTMAWLEREPEKRSDPRILFPGARSVIVLMLNYYTDHEHADDPERGKISRYAWGDDYHDVMREKLNELLVWIKTEVPEAEGKVCVDTAPMMDKAWAVRAGLGWLGKHSNLITTEVGSWVFIGEIILNVELEYDSEVVADHCGSCSACLDACPTNAIVEPYVVDARKCISYATIELRDENLPAEISENLEGWFYGCDICQDVCPWNRFEKATEETRFEPRKGESSLNIDGIISMTNDEYIERFRRSAIKRAKIGGLKRNASALK
- a CDS encoding TonB-dependent receptor; amino-acid sequence: MKFIFTEVPARAAKLAMFLIVLMSLAGAAIAQSQAAAADLSGTVTDPTGAVVAGATVSAKGVGTGINRTVTSDAEGNFKFISLPPGDYEVTADAKNFKKSVLSGIKLTVGQTAQLTIKLEIGAEGAVVNVTGDDVQLIETTKTNISTTIEQVRINSLPINERSATGFALTISTVGRDNGRPVGPAPTSGLNIGGQRGRSTLVQVDGADFTDNSINAARSTVSQEAVQEYQVTTNSYMPEFGRATGGIVNVVTKRGTDNFNGNMFGFIRHKSIQSRNAFAPIIDGDPNKKPGYTRAQYGMTLGGPIKKDKTFFFGSFEQRRRQESGFFTGDIIGGATSSVTIPVIAGLNPTARTFTGLTAAQATYVNTLLGAGTAAAVCTARTYAFFASSGTQTALNGTNTLFSPNDGSGCPAISPILPSASPIGPRFILSGAPVPLTRRSDGQYVAFRPLNELARIYPIADATTYFSFRVDHTFNSNNQFSVRFGYNPSKINGIQDESQNQTLGQNDYSRTGIQDLKDTSFGTSLTSILPRNMVNEIYYNFGRRKAKFDSQVPSVAHQIAGTGFIGSNPFSPVDRLENRHQLRDNLSWVKGDHTMKFGVDLNSVSGNASFELNFPALFNFSQQSCSSLITGCTGPAFTAIQTYGLGFPSVFIQGFGEPNSTLKNKPIAFFGQDTWKINKRFTLNFGVRYDYEFTEEFAPSSFRDPLTGITLSASDVQTAQDALNVTQGFPRDKNNIAPRLGFAWDLAGDGKTVIRAAVGRFFDHPLLVVSFNSNIADGSQQQQATLLPIGGPSPTGLFNAFQVFHGTICGVGGSSSAICGSAVTPGIAASSQYQFGYQRFNSANFTGFGPILPFTLHVSKDFQYPDAMQANLSVERMIGKNMSLSASYIAVNAKHLGHPQDVNTVNLTSLVDNFRRYTANNPQACGAVACGPTGRAPTSLSEAAFFSMPTTSNALYTVVVPGFIAVNNTTGQKIVSPIAADFFRKLGPNYFFVQALTGLNKTTFDSLLSGTLRAPGPINPYADVNAQMSDGNSYYNALNLELKKRFSNSVQFFATYTWSHSIDDSSDLQTLLKPQDNLNFRAEKSDSLFDQRHRFVFSGVLGSPDSWKSGSGLQKFMSGFTFSPIVEISSGRPFNILAVGDNNGDFQSTNERPSVRSDGSLCATGVDTNCFQGIFPLSGNLGRNMGMTHSYVSLDARLTRRIDIGERFKIDLIAEGFNLFNRFNEAAGNPFYQVVNSFGQRSGGKYYSQPTSAFDPRQFQFGAKITF
- a CDS encoding sugar ABC transporter permease, with the protein product MDEPKTSRFNATTLRAYIMIAVLGMIWAYFHYATDSIFLTPRNLSNLMTQMSVTAILAVGMLMLIVSGNIDLSVGSVLGFAGGIAAYAVTVMEYGLPVAIIASITVGVAIGIFHGALTAYLNIPAFIVTLGGLLAWRGAVKWLLGGNTIPISNETFKAIGNENLPMTFGWILAAVAIAFVLFMAYRNARSVKDYGLGEANYTGELLKSIIPIGGIIAFIIVMNAYQGVPIPVLILVIVALFGAFLTNSTTFGRYLYAIGGNADAARLSGINNKRNILKVYALLGALTGVASLIFTARVGSAAPDAGVLKELDAIAACVIGGASLMGGRGTIFGACLGALIMASLDNGMSLLNVRDFMQDIIKGSILVAAVGLDMMGRKQS
- a CDS encoding xylose ABC transporter ATP-binding protein gives rise to the protein MIMPLLEMKNIVKEFPGVRALDGVSFTLEAGGFHSLVGENGAGKSTLMKVLSGVYPEGTFEGDILVEDQPRHFKGIRDSEAAGIAIIFQELSLVKELTVGENIFLGKEPSRFGVINWSELYHKASNLLRELRLPIDPRVKVGSLGIGQQQLVEIAKALSQDAKILVLDEPTAALTESEVKTLFGILRDLLARGVGMIYISHKLDEVFEMSDRITVLRDGKTVSTHTAAEIDKNGVIAAMVGREVGDIFPTPDHNYGEVALSIKNLTTYSPDIPGKKLVDGVSFHVRKGEVLGIAGLMGAGRTELLMSIFGAWQGQLSREIEIEGKPSTIDSPGDAIAKGVGFVTEDRKRFGLILDQTILDNMTLAGLRSISGKFVTNRTRETKAAKGPMQSLHIKANSPLTVTGTLSGGNQQKVVLGKWLLTNPKVLFLDEPTRGIDVGAKQEIYAEINKLAKTGLAIVLVSSELPEVLGLSDRVIVLHEGKVTGEFTRDEATPEKVMAAATGNH